In Acidimicrobiales bacterium, a single window of DNA contains:
- a CDS encoding SigE family RNA polymerase sigma factor — MTVVPIEDGREVAAWPPELVRLYEDRYDELVRLAYLLTGSAAVAEELVQDAFVATHAGWSRVREPLAYVRGAVVNRSRSWGRRVELERRRPPTPPEDASLEADELWDALAVLNDRQRAAIVLRYYDGLPDREIAAVLGCRVPTVRTAVHRGLAALRREIER; from the coding sequence ATGACCGTCGTGCCGATCGAGGACGGCCGGGAGGTGGCGGCCTGGCCGCCCGAGCTCGTCCGCCTCTACGAGGACCGCTACGACGAGCTGGTCCGCCTGGCCTACCTGCTGACCGGGTCGGCGGCCGTGGCCGAGGAGCTGGTGCAGGACGCCTTCGTCGCCACCCACGCCGGGTGGTCCCGGGTGCGGGAGCCGCTGGCCTACGTGCGGGGCGCGGTCGTGAACCGGTCCCGGTCGTGGGGCCGGCGGGTGGAGCTCGAGCGGCGCCGCCCGCCCACCCCGCCGGAGGACGCCAGCCTGGAGGCCGACGAGCTGTGGGACGCGCTCGCCGTCCTCAACGACCGGCAGCGGGCCGCCATCGTCCTCCGCTACTACGACGGGCTGCCCGATCGCGAGATCGCCGCCGTGCTCGGCTGCCGCGTCCCGACCGTCCGCACCGCCGTCCACCGCGGCCTCGCCGCCCTGCGCCGGGAGATCGAGCGATGA